From Quercus robur chromosome 8, dhQueRobu3.1, whole genome shotgun sequence:
TTTGTGATAAGACCAACTCAAAAGGGgctataattgaaaatttgtacACAAAATGCAAAATCTGTTAATTTAGATGAAATCTAAACTTTAAGGGATCAAATGTAACAAATTGAAAGTTTGTAAACTAAATTATGATAAGAACAAATCATACtcactaaattttaattttcaatattgAAATCTTTTGGAGAAGCTAAAGGAATAAAATTCAGATCTTCAGGTCTATAGTAAAAGTCCAAGAATCATTCTTGAGACCAATTCCTTTTCCAAACTCCACCAATCATTCTTCCAGAAAATTCATgaaatgttttaaattatatatgtaggaATAAAGAAATTCCATGAAGGTAGCGGAAATAAAACCTGGTCAGTGACAAAGAAGAGCCAAGCTTTCTTCACTAAGCATCTGACCCATAAAGAAATAGCAGCAATAAAAGCGTAACCACCACAAATAGCACTGATGTAAACCATGTACCTATAAAAAGATACTCAAATCATAAACTTGgaacaaagaaaatatattaataaatccTAAGAACATTTATATGAAAGTATTCCTTACTTGAGGCCCATAAGATTGGAGAACTCTACTTTCCCATAGGTGGTATTATCCTGCTGGTTTGTCACAGTTAGCCATATGGTTGCAGCACTTAAAGGAATCACAGAGACCCTAAGAGAACAATCAAGGAATTTGAGCATTGGGAGGTGGCTGATGGAGTTGGGTTCATTGGTATCAAGATTTGTTCTCATTCTTCAATAATGAAATGCTCACTTCGCTTTTAGCACTAACAAGAAGTCAAGAACTGAGGttcaaaaagaaggaaaagagagatAAGGATGTTGCAAAACTGAaatgtggtggtggtgataaATATAATCTTCTTATGACTTATGACATGAAAGGGACACGCTTGAAAGAATTGGAGTGATGTATCATCTGGAGCTTCTCTAGTGGGAAGAGTGAGAAGTAGTGGACTTGGCTTTTTCGGTCAAGGCATGATGGTATTAGGTTTTTGGAGTCATCTCCATTCTCCAGTACAAACGCATGATTGATTCCACATGTTTTCAAGACTTGCTTTTTAGCATTTCTATGGCTTTACATTTTTAGCTTCCCATGTCTAAGATTCAGCCATGTGTTAGTGTGTTTTTGCTTTTGAGGTGGGTGTCTAGAGCTTCTAAGCTTTGTTTGgattaggattaaaaaaatatggattATGCAAACGAGTGTCCTTAGAAtattggttaataattcattttaagaaaattttgatatcactttattagaaatgaaaatagctgtcaaaatattaattttttttcccataaaattttctttaaatggattgttaatcAATACCTTAAGGACATTTGCtagcattttccaaaaaatatttagcTTTTTCTCATGTGTTTTAGTTAGGAGGATGGAAGAATGGAGTGATGAAAAACTCATTTGTTTTGGTTAATAAGACAATTGAGATGATAGAAATGTATTCAGtataaattgaatttcatgtCCCTgctccataaa
This genomic window contains:
- the LOC126694573 gene encoding CASP-like protein 2D1, giving the protein MRTNLDTNEPNSISHLPMLKFLDCSLRVSVIPLSAATIWLTVTNQQDNTTYGKVEFSNLMGLKYMVYISAICGGYAFIAAISLWVRCLVKKAWLFFVTDQLVAYFMVTSAAAVLEILYLAYNGDKEITWSEACSSYGKFCNKMKLAFVFHALALFCFIVLAVISAYRAFSMFEPPSLPSKEVEEERA